In Hevea brasiliensis isolate MT/VB/25A 57/8 chromosome 13, ASM3005281v1, whole genome shotgun sequence, a single genomic region encodes these proteins:
- the LOC131171867 gene encoding 60S acidic ribosomal protein P3-like produces MGVFTFVCRQSDGQWNAKQLSNGDLEASASSTYELQRKLVQTALYTDSSGGVQSSFSFVTPTSAVFQVIIGGGGGGAFFGGGGAAAAAPAGGAAAAADAPAAEEKKEEPAEESDEDMGFSLFD; encoded by the exons ATGGGAGTCTTCACATTCGTGTGCCGCCAGTCTGATGGCCAGTGGAACGCTAAGCAGCTCTCCAATGGTGACCTCGAGGCATCCGCTTCCTCAACCTACGAGCTCCAGAGAAAGCTCGTCCAGACCGCTCTCTACACCGACTCCTCCGGCGGTGTCCAGTCCTCTTTCTCTTTTGTCACCCCCACATCCGCCGTTTTTCAG GTGATCAttggtggtggtggcggtggagCTTTCTTTGGAGGAGGTGGTGCTGCTGCGGCAGCTCCAGCAGGAGGCGCAGCAGCTGCAGCTGATGCACCCGCAGCTGAGGAAAAGAAGGAAGAGCCAGCGGAAGAGAGCGATGAAGACATGGGATTTTCTCTCTTTGATTAG